One Gimesia aquarii DNA segment encodes these proteins:
- a CDS encoding MFS transporter, producing MNSQSSLANAKLNPHPEGNSLPGHKYFPGWTMIGIAAMAQFLSAPGQSFSIAVFKDPMRTALGLTETQYSLAYGVATIVSACLLPIVGRMLDRWGARIILPSVAAGLAIACFCMSQIHTLTGLYIGFSLVRSLGQGALTLISVWMVGEWFERKRGRATALAGFGSAFSVMTIPFVNSWLITEYGWKTGWMFHSAAVAICLILPGIFIVRNRPEDMGLHPDGIDPHLEPEPEVDEEGNVKKTKGPLITSTDESWTVRQVLRDPTFWKLLSVITTHALVGTGLIFHQIALLGSHGVPAKWALGMMSVQAICATILMFPAGWVTDRIPSRYILSFGMICLSFANLIALTMPALWMVVIYALLLGTTGSIFRSTATVVWINYYGRMNQGAVRGVAWSMMILASALGPLPVAMSIDYFGSYNPVLCLFTAMPLIAALAVWSAHPPKLYKDQKEISAGSGG from the coding sequence ATGAACTCGCAGTCTTCGCTAGCCAATGCGAAACTTAATCCACATCCTGAAGGGAACTCTTTACCCGGTCATAAATATTTTCCCGGTTGGACTATGATTGGCATTGCCGCGATGGCACAATTTCTGTCGGCTCCGGGACAATCATTTTCCATTGCAGTCTTTAAAGATCCGATGCGGACCGCACTGGGTTTAACGGAAACGCAATATTCATTAGCCTATGGAGTTGCCACGATTGTCAGCGCCTGTCTGCTCCCAATTGTGGGTCGTATGCTCGATCGCTGGGGCGCGCGAATCATACTACCTTCCGTTGCGGCTGGCTTGGCGATCGCCTGCTTTTGTATGTCTCAGATACACACTCTGACCGGGCTTTATATTGGCTTTAGTTTGGTACGCAGCCTGGGTCAAGGAGCGCTCACTCTCATTTCAGTCTGGATGGTGGGAGAGTGGTTTGAACGTAAGCGTGGGCGCGCAACAGCGCTAGCTGGATTTGGAAGTGCGTTCTCGGTAATGACAATCCCTTTTGTTAACAGTTGGCTCATTACTGAATATGGCTGGAAGACAGGTTGGATGTTTCATTCTGCTGCGGTCGCAATTTGCTTAATTTTACCCGGTATCTTCATTGTCAGGAACCGCCCGGAAGACATGGGACTGCACCCTGATGGAATTGACCCCCATCTCGAACCAGAGCCTGAAGTGGATGAAGAAGGTAATGTGAAGAAGACAAAGGGACCTTTGATTACTTCAACTGATGAATCATGGACGGTCCGTCAAGTTCTACGTGATCCCACATTCTGGAAGTTATTGTCTGTCATCACCACACACGCTCTTGTAGGCACTGGTTTAATCTTCCATCAGATAGCGTTGTTAGGAAGTCATGGCGTTCCCGCAAAATGGGCTCTGGGAATGATGTCGGTTCAGGCAATCTGTGCGACGATATTAATGTTTCCCGCGGGTTGGGTTACTGATCGCATTCCCAGCCGTTATATTCTGTCTTTTGGGATGATTTGCCTCTCGTTTGCAAATCTCATTGCATTAACAATGCCTGCACTCTGGATGGTGGTCATTTACGCTTTGCTATTAGGAACAACTGGCAGTATCTTCCGTAGTACGGCTACCGTCGTCTGGATTAACTACTATGGTCGCATGAATCAAGGTGCTGTTCGCGGTGTTGCCTGGTCGATGATGATTTTAGCTTCAGCACTCGGCCCATTACCAGTTGCCATGTCAATCGATTATTTTGGATCATATAATCCGGTCCTCTGTCTCTTCACTGCTATGCCTCTCATCGCTGCTTTAGCCGTCTGGTCAGCACATCCTCCAAAACTGTATAAAGATCAGAAAGAGATTTCAGCCGGCTCCGGCGGCTAG
- a CDS encoding DUF6754 domain-containing protein: protein MHLWKNVVIKQLMILVLFFTSGMTLAAEAPAPPTQFRAVDVPGDAGTAIDLFWTLSPDDEENTKPRKVLRYVIYRKEVDAKEAKYEVIGEPTYRVNTFRDSNCEVDVPYMYRIEAVGQEGLKSVPVDLKEPVIATLQWFNLQRSWFAIFVFLICGSVILFIEMARKGKKLKVRKIAGLEAITDAVGRATEMGRSCLFVPGIQDINDIQTVAGITVLAQVAETTADYRATLEVPTSRSLVMTTARDTVEAAYLAAGRPDEYNEDDIYYITDEQFGYVASVTGKMVRDKPAACFYMGAFYAESLILAETGNSVGAIQVAGTAMPTQLPFFVAACDFTLIGEEFFAASAYLSGEPQQLGSLKGQDFGKVIGGILLLAGCIIMTLSSFESAFDPKEKTQAESRPTFLQTAQTYLKDNILGKGGFK, encoded by the coding sequence ATGCATTTATGGAAAAATGTGGTAATCAAACAATTGATGATTCTGGTTTTGTTTTTCACATCAGGCATGACTCTGGCTGCAGAAGCACCGGCACCTCCGACTCAGTTCAGGGCGGTAGATGTTCCCGGCGACGCGGGAACTGCTATCGACCTGTTCTGGACCTTATCTCCAGATGATGAGGAGAACACAAAACCGCGAAAGGTATTACGTTATGTGATCTATCGTAAAGAAGTTGATGCAAAAGAAGCTAAGTATGAAGTGATCGGCGAGCCTACCTACCGCGTCAACACATTCCGAGATTCAAACTGTGAAGTGGATGTTCCCTACATGTACCGAATAGAAGCCGTCGGACAGGAAGGTTTAAAATCGGTACCCGTTGATCTTAAGGAGCCAGTGATTGCGACCTTGCAATGGTTTAATCTACAGCGAAGCTGGTTTGCGATCTTTGTCTTTCTAATCTGTGGTTCGGTGATTCTATTCATCGAAATGGCCCGCAAAGGAAAAAAATTGAAAGTCCGAAAGATCGCCGGGCTGGAAGCCATCACAGATGCCGTCGGACGAGCCACCGAAATGGGAAGATCTTGCTTATTCGTTCCTGGAATTCAAGATATTAATGATATCCAGACTGTTGCTGGAATTACAGTGTTAGCACAAGTTGCCGAAACAACGGCCGACTACCGAGCAACATTGGAAGTTCCTACCTCGCGTTCGCTGGTAATGACGACAGCACGTGATACAGTCGAAGCCGCCTATCTTGCTGCTGGTCGACCGGATGAATATAACGAAGATGACATCTACTATATCACAGACGAACAATTCGGTTATGTGGCGAGTGTGACTGGGAAAATGGTCCGAGACAAACCCGCAGCTTGTTTTTATATGGGTGCGTTTTATGCTGAATCCTTGATTCTGGCTGAAACGGGAAACTCTGTTGGTGCCATCCAAGTCGCTGGAACAGCAATGCCCACTCAACTTCCCTTCTTTGTAGCTGCCTGTGATTTTACTTTGATCGGCGAAGAATTTTTTGCAGCCTCAGCATATCTGTCAGGAGAACCTCAGCAGTTGGGTAGTCTGAAAGGACAGGACTTTGGAAAAGTCATTGGCGGCATATTGCTGCTGGCCGGGTGCATCATTATGACCTTATCTTCTTTTGAATCAGCTTTTGATCCGAAAGAAAAGACTCAGGCTGAAAGTAGACCCACATTTCTACAAACAGCCCAGACATACCTCAAAGACAATATCCTCGGTAAAGGAGGTTTTAAATAA
- a CDS encoding glutamate mutase L: MNSTTAKQFDLDQINVILATDCGSTTTKAILIEKINGEYRQTYRGEAPTTVEEPAADVTVGVVNAVTEVGELAGRKLIDENGEIIRPVEGDTGCDIYISTSSAGGGLQMMVAGVVREMSAASAKRAALGAGAIVMDTICSNDKRLPHEQIQRIRELRPDMILLAGGTDGGTQKHVVQLAELIAPAKPQPRFGGTYKMPIIYAGNQEVISFVEETFDEDVKLTTVANVRPILEQENLAPARDAIHDLFLEHVMAHAPGYNKLISWADAPIMPTPGAVGNILQTIAEQEGINALGVDIGGATTDVFSVFDGTFNRTVSANLGMSYSVSNVCASATLPMILRWVHLDMNPRELQNHIKNKMIRPTTIPQTREALVFEQAVAREALRLAYIQHKEFATTLKGVQQQRTVGDTFSQNTSGQSIVDNMKLDLLVGSGGVLSHAPNMNQTAAMMVDAFEPEGMTILAKDSIFMMPHLGVLAQVHPKAALQVFERDCLIYLGTCIAPRGFYRTGKTCFKYQITGNTINQSGEMMCGEMKLFPLAQDERATITVEPKRGYDFGAGSGKRMEFEARGGTVGLILDARGRPLMVPAEEKQHLAQLTSWVQELQLYPDNHSK, translated from the coding sequence ATGAACTCCACAACAGCAAAACAATTTGATCTCGATCAAATCAATGTAATCTTGGCTACGGACTGTGGTAGTACAACAACGAAAGCCATTTTAATCGAGAAAATCAATGGTGAATACCGTCAGACGTATCGTGGTGAAGCACCAACGACCGTAGAAGAACCTGCCGCTGACGTGACAGTTGGTGTTGTGAATGCTGTAACCGAAGTGGGTGAGTTAGCAGGCCGAAAACTTATTGACGAAAACGGTGAAATCATTCGACCTGTAGAAGGTGATACTGGTTGTGATATTTATATTTCAACATCCAGTGCAGGTGGCGGGCTACAAATGATGGTCGCCGGAGTAGTGCGAGAAATGTCTGCCGCCAGTGCCAAACGTGCGGCCCTGGGTGCTGGTGCGATTGTGATGGACACGATCTGTTCTAACGACAAACGCCTGCCTCACGAACAGATCCAGCGCATTCGCGAATTGCGTCCCGATATGATTTTATTGGCAGGTGGTACCGATGGAGGGACTCAAAAGCATGTAGTGCAATTGGCGGAATTGATTGCACCCGCCAAACCACAGCCCCGATTTGGTGGTACCTATAAGATGCCGATTATCTACGCTGGTAATCAGGAAGTCATCTCATTTGTCGAAGAGACTTTTGATGAAGATGTCAAGTTGACAACCGTTGCGAATGTGCGTCCCATACTGGAACAAGAAAATCTGGCTCCCGCACGAGATGCCATTCATGACCTGTTTCTCGAACATGTCATGGCTCACGCTCCCGGGTATAACAAACTGATCTCCTGGGCGGATGCGCCCATCATGCCCACACCTGGAGCCGTAGGCAATATTCTGCAGACAATCGCTGAGCAAGAGGGAATCAATGCATTGGGTGTCGACATTGGTGGCGCAACGACTGATGTCTTCAGTGTGTTTGATGGCACATTTAACCGAACCGTGAGTGCCAATCTGGGAATGAGTTATTCTGTCTCCAATGTTTGTGCCTCTGCCACTTTACCGATGATCTTACGCTGGGTACATCTCGATATGAATCCACGGGAACTGCAGAATCATATCAAAAACAAAATGATCCGCCCCACAACGATTCCCCAGACCAGGGAAGCGCTGGTCTTCGAACAAGCCGTGGCGCGCGAAGCCCTCCGATTGGCATACATCCAGCACAAAGAATTTGCAACCACACTCAAGGGAGTACAGCAACAACGAACGGTAGGAGATACTTTTAGTCAGAATACCAGTGGTCAGTCGATTGTGGACAATATGAAACTGGATTTGCTGGTGGGTTCAGGAGGTGTTCTCTCACACGCCCCCAATATGAATCAGACTGCCGCGATGATGGTTGATGCATTCGAACCCGAAGGAATGACTATACTCGCCAAAGACAGTATTTTCATGATGCCTCATCTGGGAGTTCTAGCACAAGTCCATCCCAAAGCCGCGTTGCAGGTCTTTGAACGAGACTGTTTGATCTATCTGGGAACCTGCATCGCACCTCGCGGTTTTTATCGCACGGGAAAAACCTGTTTTAAGTATCAGATTACTGGAAACACAATCAACCAATCTGGCGAAATGATGTGTGGTGAGATGAAACTCTTCCCTCTCGCTCAAGATGAACGAGCAACAATCACAGTCGAACCAAAGCGAGGTTATGATTTTGGTGCTGGTTCAGGAAAACGAATGGAATTCGAAGCACGTGGCGGAACAGTCGGATTGATACTTGACGCACGTGGCAGACCATTAATGGTTCCAGCCGAAGAAAAACAGCATCTGGCCCAGTTAACCAGTTGGGTACAGGAATTACAGCTATATCCTGATAATCATTCAAAGTAA
- a CDS encoding TatD family hydrolase: MKLFDTHAHLDEEAFHPDRPETIQHAVDSGVETILTIGTTAESSQRAVDLAATFPNVYAIVGIQPNYVAQMKTGDWELIQTLSTAHKVVGIGETGLDRYWDYAPIELQREYFGKHIQLSQNLDLPFVVHCREAEEDIVQLLQQETNETPLKGIMHSFCGSPETAIACLELGLHISFAGMLTFKKNEELRETAREIPLDRLLVETDAPYLAPVPMRGKRNEPAFVKHTCACLAEIHNKSLEEMAEITTANAKALFKLG, encoded by the coding sequence ATGAAATTATTTGATACTCACGCCCACCTTGATGAAGAAGCCTTTCATCCTGACCGTCCTGAAACGATCCAACACGCAGTTGACTCGGGCGTAGAAACGATCTTAACAATCGGAACCACAGCAGAAAGTAGCCAGCGGGCCGTTGACCTCGCAGCAACTTTTCCAAATGTTTATGCAATCGTCGGCATCCAACCCAACTATGTCGCACAAATGAAAACCGGTGATTGGGAATTAATTCAAACGCTCTCCACTGCCCACAAAGTTGTTGGGATTGGAGAGACCGGCTTAGATCGCTACTGGGACTATGCTCCCATCGAATTGCAGCGTGAATACTTCGGCAAACACATCCAACTCTCCCAAAATCTAGACCTGCCTTTTGTCGTTCATTGTCGAGAAGCGGAAGAAGATATTGTCCAATTATTGCAGCAAGAAACCAACGAGACTCCTCTCAAAGGGATTATGCATTCTTTTTGTGGTAGTCCTGAGACAGCCATCGCTTGCCTCGAGCTGGGACTACATATCTCTTTTGCCGGTATGTTGACCTTCAAGAAAAATGAGGAGCTGCGTGAGACGGCACGCGAAATTCCCCTGGATCGTTTATTAGTTGAGACCGATGCTCCTTATCTGGCGCCTGTTCCCATGCGGGGAAAACGCAATGAACCTGCATTCGTTAAACATACTTGCGCCTGTCTGGCTGAAATCCATAATAAATCTCTTGAAGAGATGGCAGAAATCACTACCGCTAATGCCAAGGCACTATTTAAACTTGGGTGA
- a CDS encoding ExbD/TolR family protein, which produces MKIPSHHKTRHDIQDQATMTPMIDVVFLLLIFFISASANQIREFLLPTKLATGSIESPETVPQEKPLGEVWLKLKREGNQTIVELNEREYAQFDQLKQTLTSLAELAPEIPVILDIEEDVPLGEMIRTYDTSLAAGFHSIHFATDVNKVAPQKN; this is translated from the coding sequence ATGAAAATACCTTCCCACCATAAAACACGTCATGACATACAGGACCAGGCGACCATGACGCCTATGATCGACGTTGTGTTTCTCCTGTTGATCTTTTTTATCAGTGCTTCGGCAAATCAGATTCGAGAATTTCTCTTACCGACAAAACTCGCAACGGGCAGTATCGAGTCTCCAGAAACAGTTCCTCAAGAAAAGCCACTTGGTGAAGTCTGGTTAAAACTCAAACGAGAAGGGAATCAAACCATTGTAGAATTAAATGAACGAGAGTATGCTCAGTTCGATCAATTGAAACAAACTCTGACCTCACTGGCAGAACTGGCTCCAGAGATTCCTGTCATTCTGGATATCGAAGAGGATGTTCCTTTAGGCGAAATGATTCGTACCTACGACACGAGTCTTGCTGCCGGTTTTCATTCCATTCATTTTGCCACTGACGTGAATAAAGTCGCTCCCCAAAAAAACTGA
- a CDS encoding ExbD/TolR family protein, translating to MKIPTRPRQPGIRFNITPLIDIVFLLIVFFLAATHLTQNDNLEAVELPLASQNKTEPEEPPRRIIVTITLDEQLHVRGKEISPEELDAKLLSIDDTKRKETEVRIRGDHRIPYRIVERVLIGCARAGISNVQFAVLNE from the coding sequence GTGAAAATTCCAACTCGTCCTCGCCAGCCTGGAATTCGCTTTAATATTACTCCATTGATCGATATCGTTTTTCTACTAATCGTCTTTTTTCTTGCAGCAACCCATTTGACTCAGAATGATAATCTCGAAGCAGTCGAACTACCGCTTGCTTCACAAAACAAAACAGAGCCAGAAGAACCACCGCGCAGGATTATCGTCACGATCACATTAGACGAACAACTACACGTACGCGGCAAAGAAATTTCACCGGAAGAATTGGACGCAAAACTCCTTTCCATCGATGATACGAAACGAAAAGAAACGGAAGTTCGCATTCGCGGAGACCATCGAATTCCTTACCGCATTGTGGAACGCGTACTCATCGGTTGTGCCCGTGCGGGTATTTCCAATGTTCAATTCGCCGTACTGAACGAGTAA
- a CDS encoding MotA/TolQ/ExbB proton channel family protein has product MDRSKSLLKYIRIGFVIFSVTLATPAFCLAADEVDTSGSGIAKVDFRQLVDDAGAIGIIIAVLSVAMVALIVEHIISIRSNTLMPPGLAEEVHSLITQQQYRSADSLCKDNPSFLSYVLSAGLAEVQMGYGAVEKAMEDAAMQQSARLNRKIEYLSVIGTLSPMLGLLGTVWGMILAFSEFSAQANPDVAELAPGISKALITTLFGLSVTVPALASFAFFRNRIDELVAQSSLLAEHVFADFKRSIAVPTKQTGKPLRKRPEEELAQRAKQQVTRPSPPSGGQET; this is encoded by the coding sequence ATGGATCGCAGTAAATCACTTCTAAAATATATCAGGATTGGTTTTGTCATCTTTAGCGTGACTTTGGCCACACCAGCATTCTGCCTGGCAGCCGATGAGGTTGATACATCAGGTTCAGGTATCGCAAAAGTTGATTTTCGTCAGCTAGTCGATGATGCGGGTGCCATTGGAATTATTATTGCTGTTTTGAGTGTGGCCATGGTGGCGCTTATCGTCGAACACATTATCAGTATCCGCAGCAATACCCTCATGCCTCCCGGTCTGGCGGAAGAAGTTCACTCTCTCATCACTCAGCAACAATATCGTAGTGCCGATTCGCTCTGTAAGGATAACCCCAGCTTTTTATCTTATGTACTTTCGGCTGGACTAGCAGAAGTTCAAATGGGCTATGGAGCTGTCGAGAAAGCAATGGAAGATGCCGCCATGCAGCAGTCAGCTCGTTTAAATCGCAAAATAGAATATCTGTCAGTCATTGGAACTTTATCGCCGATGCTGGGTCTCCTAGGAACGGTCTGGGGTATGATTTTAGCTTTCTCCGAATTCTCTGCTCAAGCCAACCCCGATGTTGCGGAACTGGCACCTGGAATTTCGAAAGCATTAATTACGACTCTCTTTGGCTTGAGCGTTACCGTCCCTGCACTGGCCAGCTTTGCTTTTTTCCGAAATCGGATCGATGAGCTGGTTGCTCAATCTTCTTTGCTTGCAGAACATGTCTTTGCTGATTTTAAACGATCTATCGCCGTACCCACAAAACAAACTGGAAAACCACTTCGTAAACGTCCAGAAGAAGAACTCGCACAACGTGCCAAACAACAAGTAACTCGTCCCTCTCCCCCTTCAGGAGGACAGGAAACGTGA
- a CDS encoding tetratricopeptide repeat protein — translation MRTSSLTIMICFFFLLKAMSASAQDKIEIRPDHHVGHATLPCTILDFTQSEVKVKLLPSGSVRTYPSSQVVKVHTPQTDQHQQGLKHLQAGQFEKAISSFGEALNVENRAWVRREILALMIKAALSQDDYLKAALRFQMMVENEPNSRHFDLIPLDWTIQETLSPARSAARNWLTSNDEVKQLMGASILLTARDYEAQAEAALRSLATSTNVNVQQLARAQLWRNRLKAGDLSHLELQRWERNLSQIPEHLKAGAYFLLGTGYALLERHGQASACFLWIPLGYDSNPQLSALANLKAADSLVAMGQTANALRLYQETVARYPHSASQQIAQQMIDQLLKSDSFNEKPPTQPN, via the coding sequence ATGCGTACTTCTTCTCTGACAATCATGATCTGCTTTTTTTTCTTGCTGAAGGCAATGTCCGCTTCCGCACAGGACAAGATTGAAATTCGTCCCGATCATCATGTCGGCCATGCTACCTTACCTTGTACGATTCTGGATTTCACACAGTCAGAAGTCAAAGTCAAACTACTTCCCAGTGGATCTGTGCGAACATATCCGAGCTCTCAGGTTGTCAAAGTTCATACTCCTCAAACCGATCAACATCAACAAGGATTAAAACACCTTCAGGCGGGACAATTTGAAAAAGCGATCAGTTCATTCGGTGAAGCACTGAATGTTGAAAATCGAGCATGGGTTCGTCGAGAAATCCTGGCGTTGATGATCAAGGCGGCACTAAGCCAAGATGATTATTTGAAAGCAGCACTTCGGTTTCAAATGATGGTCGAAAATGAACCAAATTCTCGCCATTTCGATCTCATTCCTTTAGACTGGACGATTCAGGAAACGCTTTCTCCCGCCCGTAGTGCTGCCCGGAACTGGTTGACTTCCAACGACGAAGTCAAACAGCTAATGGGTGCGAGCATTCTACTTACCGCCCGCGATTATGAGGCCCAGGCGGAAGCGGCTTTGAGGTCATTGGCAACCAGCACAAACGTAAACGTACAACAACTGGCACGTGCCCAGCTTTGGCGAAATCGCCTAAAAGCGGGCGACTTGAGCCATCTGGAACTCCAACGCTGGGAACGAAATCTGAGTCAGATCCCGGAGCACCTGAAAGCAGGAGCCTATTTTCTTCTAGGGACTGGATATGCCTTGCTGGAACGACATGGACAAGCATCAGCTTGCTTTCTCTGGATTCCTCTGGGTTACGATTCGAATCCTCAATTGTCGGCACTCGCTAACTTGAAAGCAGCAGATTCACTGGTGGCTATGGGACAAACAGCAAATGCATTACGGCTGTATCAGGAAACGGTAGCTCGCTACCCGCATTCCGCTTCGCAACAAATCGCACAGCAAATGATTGATCAGTTATTGAAGTCTGATAGTTTCAATGAAAAACCACCAACTCAACCCAACTGA
- the lspA gene encoding signal peptidase II, with protein sequence MSSTVSKVTRYTLLLACLLFCVGCDQVTKKIAVEKLKYEPPITYFNNTLRMEYAENTGAFLSVGSGLSKPVRFFMLVIANAAFLIIVTGMLIFRWQMPLVQFIALSLLLAGGIGNLIDRVFLNGIVIDFLNIGFGPLRTGIFNVADMAITGGALLMLASWFFTKDQSGKENSSESKTLEPITPSATES encoded by the coding sequence ATGTCTTCAACGGTATCCAAAGTGACTCGGTATACTCTGTTATTAGCCTGTTTGCTGTTTTGCGTCGGCTGTGATCAGGTCACAAAAAAGATCGCTGTTGAAAAGCTCAAATATGAACCGCCCATCACCTACTTCAATAATACTCTGCGCATGGAATATGCAGAAAATACTGGCGCCTTTCTCAGCGTCGGAAGCGGTCTTTCAAAACCAGTCCGGTTCTTCATGTTAGTGATTGCCAACGCAGCGTTTTTAATCATCGTGACAGGCATGCTCATTTTCCGATGGCAGATGCCCTTGGTTCAATTCATTGCCCTGTCACTTCTGCTGGCAGGCGGCATCGGGAATTTAATCGATCGCGTGTTTTTAAATGGAATTGTGATTGATTTCTTAAATATCGGCTTTGGCCCTTTGCGAACCGGTATTTTTAATGTGGCTGATATGGCGATTACCGGTGGAGCCCTGCTTATGCTGGCATCCTGGTTTTTCACGAAAGACCAATCGGGAAAAGAAAACAGTAGCGAATCCAAAACTCTTGAACCCATCACACCTTCTGCTACGGAGTCATAG
- a CDS encoding LolA family protein — MLRILTFIACLLCIAGFTEYFSFSSWADSSQDNTVSKDTSNKSERFLARAEQEPDKKSVQNEPDGPENNLKKNPTLAIGLLNKSREKLLAYSSIRAQITEKVSIGPKPFVIKGSYLQGKDLKLRLEFQVQSQKKDGKPIGTLLEICDGQVLWTEHNIKGNARVTRRDVQAILKQAELNPKSRPNRLVAELGLGGLPGLLASIEKTMKFDSVAEKTVNGKTLTVINGTWKNEFLAQLKGGNPQSPVELPAYVPDAVKIYLDPETLFPRRIVYLKKKEDTIENMVSLSFTKVSLNAPISATEFAYEPPDGVFPVDTTHQYLKQLTQ; from the coding sequence ATGTTACGCATTTTAACTTTCATTGCCTGTCTCCTGTGCATCGCAGGTTTTACTGAGTATTTTTCTTTTTCGTCTTGGGCCGATTCGTCGCAAGATAATACAGTTAGTAAAGATACATCCAACAAATCTGAACGTTTTCTAGCTCGCGCAGAACAAGAGCCTGATAAAAAAAGCGTTCAAAACGAGCCTGATGGACCGGAAAATAATTTGAAAAAAAATCCGACCCTGGCAATCGGATTACTGAATAAGTCGCGTGAAAAATTATTGGCCTATAGCTCAATCAGGGCACAGATCACTGAAAAAGTCTCAATTGGTCCGAAGCCATTTGTGATCAAAGGCAGCTATCTTCAAGGCAAAGATTTGAAACTACGACTCGAATTCCAGGTTCAAAGTCAGAAAAAAGATGGGAAACCCATCGGAACTTTACTGGAAATTTGCGATGGACAGGTACTTTGGACAGAACACAATATAAAAGGGAACGCACGAGTCACTCGTCGTGATGTGCAGGCAATTTTAAAACAAGCTGAATTGAACCCCAAATCTCGTCCTAACAGGTTAGTAGCAGAATTGGGTCTGGGTGGACTCCCTGGTCTACTGGCTTCTATCGAAAAGACTATGAAATTTGATAGTGTGGCTGAAAAAACAGTCAACGGTAAAACATTAACCGTCATCAATGGTACTTGGAAAAACGAGTTCCTTGCTCAGTTGAAAGGGGGAAATCCTCAGTCCCCAGTTGAGCTCCCAGCTTATGTACCAGATGCTGTGAAAATATACTTGGATCCTGAAACGCTTTTTCCACGCCGAATCGTGTACCTCAAAAAGAAAGAGGATACGATAGAAAACATGGTATCACTTAGCTTTACGAAAGTGAGTTTAAATGCCCCCATTAGTGCAACGGAATTTGCATATGAGCCACCTGATGGTGTCTTTCCGGTGGATACAACACATCAATATCTTAAACAATTAACCCAATAA